From a region of the Streptomyces caniferus genome:
- a CDS encoding SRPBCC family protein, with protein MARRLRPVELAFVESAPLRLVFAAEAAAPPEAVYAALADDVAGWSRWFTGVARSASTHGGKGREVHLTGGTRFTETVLAAEPDVRYAYRVDTTNTPGLHALLEDWRLTPTDGGTRLRWTFAADGPAPFRFLLTLARPGLGRAFRKSARALDRRLAKA; from the coding sequence ATGGCACGCCGACTCCGCCCCGTCGAGCTCGCATTCGTCGAGTCCGCCCCGCTGCGGCTGGTGTTCGCGGCGGAGGCCGCCGCGCCACCGGAAGCGGTGTATGCGGCGCTGGCGGACGATGTGGCGGGCTGGTCGCGCTGGTTCACGGGCGTGGCCCGGTCCGCGTCGACGCACGGCGGCAAGGGCCGTGAGGTGCACCTCACGGGCGGCACCCGCTTCACGGAGACGGTCCTGGCGGCCGAGCCCGACGTGCGCTACGCCTACCGGGTCGACACCACCAACACCCCCGGGCTGCATGCCCTGTTGGAGGACTGGCGGCTGACACCGACGGATGGCGGCACCCGACTGCGGTGGACGTTCGCGGCGGACGGCCCCGCACCGTTCCGCTTCCTGCTGACGCTGGCCAGGCCCGGCCTGGGCCGCGCCTTCCGGAAGTCGGCGCGGGCCCTGGACCGCAGGCTCGCCAAGGCCTGA
- a CDS encoding Rv1733c family protein encodes MRGVWRWRRNPLRRRTDRIEAWVALAAALLIALGATSVGWLAGRATHGALLETVRIQHQQRHLEWVTVDRLVSRTPLDPDPETSSQRDAHRRVVARWTARDGTAHIGQLAAPRPVETGERFRIWTDGRGRVAPRPMDASTAGTHAVLAGLGTTAGVGMMIEGARRMVVWLLMVRRFRRWDEEWERAGQDWGRAGAGS; translated from the coding sequence ATGAGAGGTGTATGGCGCTGGCGGCGCAATCCGCTGCGGCGCCGGACCGATCGGATCGAGGCCTGGGTGGCGCTCGCCGCCGCCCTGCTGATCGCCCTCGGGGCGACCTCCGTGGGCTGGCTCGCCGGACGGGCCACGCACGGCGCGCTGCTGGAGACCGTACGGATACAGCACCAGCAGCGGCATCTGGAGTGGGTCACCGTCGACCGGCTGGTCTCCCGGACCCCGCTCGACCCCGATCCCGAGACCTCGTCGCAGCGCGATGCGCACCGCCGGGTCGTCGCCCGCTGGACGGCACGGGACGGCACGGCACACATCGGACAGCTCGCCGCGCCGCGTCCGGTGGAGACCGGGGAGCGGTTCCGGATCTGGACGGACGGCCGGGGCCGGGTGGCGCCGCGGCCGATGGACGCCAGTACGGCGGGGACGCACGCGGTGCTGGCCGGTCTGGGCACCACGGCCGGGGTCGGCATGATGATCGAGGGCGCCCGGCGGATGGTCGTCTGGCTGCTGATGGTGCGTCGCTTCCGCCGCTGGGACGAGGAGTGGGAGCGCGCCGGCCAGGACTGGGGCCGGGCCGGCGCGGGGAGTTGA
- a CDS encoding DeoR/GlpR family DNA-binding transcription regulator: MSDNQNLLAEQRRALILDEIRRRGGVRVNELTRKLNVSDMTVRRDLDALARQGLVEKVHGGAVPVSEPSAHEPGFEAKSALELSAKEDIAKAAAEMAAPGSAIALAGGTTAFALAQQLLDVPDLTVVTNSVRVADVFYGAQRAAASGGAGPRAGAATVVLTGGVRTPSDTLVGPVADAAIRSLHFDVLFLGVHGISVEAGLSTPNLAEAETNRHFVRSARRVVVVADHTKWGTVGLSSFATLDQVEVLVTDAGLSAEARAEFAELPPELVVAGERPADADI; encoded by the coding sequence GTGAGCGACAACCAGAACCTCCTCGCGGAGCAGCGGCGTGCCCTGATTCTCGACGAGATCAGGCGACGCGGAGGGGTGCGGGTCAATGAACTCACCCGCAAGCTGAACGTGTCCGATATGACGGTCCGTCGCGATCTGGACGCACTGGCCCGCCAGGGCCTGGTGGAGAAGGTGCACGGCGGCGCGGTGCCGGTCAGCGAGCCGAGTGCGCACGAGCCCGGTTTCGAGGCGAAGTCGGCGCTGGAGCTGAGCGCCAAGGAGGACATCGCCAAGGCGGCGGCCGAGATGGCGGCACCGGGCAGCGCGATCGCCCTGGCGGGCGGCACGACCGCGTTCGCGCTGGCGCAGCAGTTGCTGGACGTGCCGGATCTGACGGTGGTGACGAATTCGGTACGGGTGGCCGATGTGTTCTACGGCGCGCAGCGGGCGGCGGCCAGCGGTGGCGCCGGGCCTCGCGCGGGCGCCGCGACGGTCGTGCTGACGGGCGGGGTGCGGACGCCGTCGGACACCCTGGTGGGCCCGGTGGCCGATGCCGCGATCCGGTCGCTGCACTTCGATGTGCTCTTCCTCGGGGTGCACGGCATATCGGTGGAGGCGGGGCTGTCGACTCCCAATCTGGCGGAGGCGGAGACCAACCGGCATTTCGTGCGGTCCGCGCGCCGCGTGGTGGTGGTCGCGGACCACACCAAGTGGGGCACCGTCGGCCTGAGTTCGTTTGCGACGCTGGACCAGGTGGAGGTGCTGGTGACGGATGCCGGGCTGTCCGCCGAGGCGCGCGCGGAGTTCGCCGAGCTGCCGCCGGAGCTGGTGGTGGCGGGCGAGCGGCCGGCCGACGCGGACATCTGA
- a CDS encoding glutamate racemase — translation MKIALIDSGTGLLAAAAAMRRLRPDADLVLSSDPDGMPWGPRTPEDVTAHALAVARSAAAHRPDALIVACNTASVHALPALRAELEPEVPVIGTVPAIKPATVGGGPVAIWATPATTGSPYQRDLIERFGHGVEVTGVPCPGLADAVQAADEAAIDDAIAAAAARTPRDVRSVVLGCTHYELVAERIRAALQQPGAPALVLHGSAEAVAAQALRRIGAEPAPAAAPTGALSVILSGRPGGLPAEALTFAEGRLLAASRTDLAPGTPAERPARADGVATAARR, via the coding sequence GTGAAGATCGCGCTGATAGACTCCGGGACCGGGCTGCTCGCGGCGGCCGCCGCCATGCGGCGACTGCGGCCGGACGCGGATCTGGTCCTCTCCTCCGATCCCGACGGCATGCCCTGGGGCCCCCGCACCCCCGAGGACGTCACCGCACACGCACTGGCGGTGGCCCGCTCCGCGGCCGCACACCGCCCCGACGCCCTGATCGTCGCCTGCAACACCGCGTCCGTGCATGCGCTGCCGGCGCTCCGCGCCGAACTGGAACCCGAGGTCCCGGTCATCGGCACCGTCCCGGCCATCAAGCCCGCCACGGTCGGCGGCGGCCCGGTCGCCATCTGGGCCACCCCCGCCACCACCGGCAGCCCCTACCAGCGGGACCTGATCGAGCGGTTCGGGCACGGCGTGGAGGTCACCGGGGTGCCCTGCCCCGGGCTCGCCGACGCCGTCCAGGCCGCCGACGAGGCCGCGATCGACGACGCCATCGCGGCCGCCGCGGCGCGCACCCCCCGGGACGTGCGCAGCGTCGTCCTGGGCTGCACCCACTACGAGCTGGTCGCCGAACGGATCCGCGCCGCCCTCCAGCAGCCCGGCGCCCCCGCCCTCGTCCTGCACGGTTCCGCCGAGGCGGTCGCCGCCCAGGCGCTGCGCCGCATCGGTGCCGAGCCGGCGCCGGCCGCCGCCCCGACCGGCGCACTCAGCGTGATCCTCAGCGGCCGTCCCGGCGGGCTGCCGGCCGAGGCGCTCACCTTCGCCGAGGGCCGGCTGCTCGCCGCGAGCCGTACGGACCTCGCCCCGGGGACCCCGGCCGAGCGCCCTGCCCGGGCCGACGGCGTCGCCACGGCCGCCCGGCGCTGA
- a CDS encoding glycosyltransferase, whose protein sequence is MEWIGAGSLLAWVWLLLGQGFFWRTDVRLPKRRDPERWPSVAVVVPARDEAAVLPDSLPSLLGQKYPGRAEVFLVDDGSTDGTGALARELADARGGLPLTVSSPGEPEPGWTGKLWALRHGIALARERVAPEYLLLTDADIAHDPDSLRELVAAARSAGLDLVSQMARLRAVTFWERLIVPAFVYFFGQLYPFRWVNRPGARTAAAAGGCVLLRREAAERAGIPEAIRHAVIDDVTLARAVKRSPTDGGIAQRSGSGRRRAAGGPIWLGLADRVDSVRPYPRLAGLWRMVSRSAYAQLRHRPLLLLGTVLGLALVYLAPPVALVAGLAGGRPTVAALGGAAWAVMCGTYLPMLRYYGRKPWWAPLLPFTALLYLLMTVDSAVQHYRGRGAAWKGRTYPAP, encoded by the coding sequence ATGGAGTGGATCGGTGCCGGGTCGCTGCTGGCCTGGGTGTGGCTGCTGCTGGGGCAGGGCTTCTTCTGGCGGACGGACGTACGGCTGCCCAAGCGCCGCGATCCGGAGCGCTGGCCGTCGGTCGCGGTGGTGGTCCCGGCGCGGGACGAGGCCGCGGTGCTGCCGGACAGCCTGCCGTCGCTGCTCGGGCAGAAGTACCCGGGCCGGGCGGAGGTGTTCCTGGTCGACGACGGCAGTACGGACGGGACGGGCGCGCTGGCCCGGGAGCTGGCGGACGCGCGCGGCGGACTGCCGCTGACGGTGTCCTCGCCGGGTGAGCCCGAGCCGGGGTGGACGGGGAAGCTGTGGGCCCTGCGGCACGGCATCGCGCTGGCGCGGGAGCGGGTCGCTCCGGAGTATCTGCTGCTGACCGACGCGGACATCGCCCACGATCCGGACAGTCTGCGGGAGTTGGTGGCCGCGGCCCGGTCGGCCGGCCTGGATCTGGTGTCGCAGATGGCCCGGCTGCGGGCGGTGACCTTCTGGGAGCGGCTGATCGTGCCGGCGTTCGTGTACTTCTTCGGGCAGTTGTATCCGTTCCGGTGGGTCAACCGTCCCGGAGCGCGGACCGCGGCGGCGGCCGGCGGCTGTGTGCTGCTGCGGCGGGAGGCGGCGGAGCGGGCGGGCATTCCGGAGGCGATCCGGCATGCGGTGATCGACGATGTGACGCTGGCCCGTGCGGTGAAGCGCTCCCCGACGGACGGGGGCATCGCGCAGCGATCCGGCTCGGGGCGGCGGCGGGCGGCGGGCGGGCCGATCTGGCTGGGGCTCGCGGACCGGGTGGACAGCGTGCGGCCGTATCCGCGGCTGGCCGGACTGTGGCGGATGGTCTCGCGCAGCGCCTACGCCCAACTGCGGCACCGGCCACTGCTGCTGCTCGGCACGGTGCTCGGCCTCGCGCTGGTGTATCTCGCCCCGCCCGTCGCGCTGGTGGCCGGGCTGGCCGGCGGCAGGCCGACGGTCGCCGCGCTCGGCGGGGCGGCCTGGGCGGTGATGTGCGGGACGTATCTGCCGATGCTGCGCTACTACGGGCGAAAGCCGTGGTGGGCGCCGCTGCTGCCGTTCACCGCGCTGCTGTATCTGCTGATGACCGTGGACTCGGCGGTGCAGCACTACCGGGGGCGCGGAGCGGCCTGGAAGGGGCGGACGTATCCGGCGCCCTGA
- a CDS encoding DUF6643 family protein, which yields MTSPRSTYGGYYASPSFPDTPIYDSLVAERGTPQIAPIRVNPSPYDTGSSYMPARPSALPALPAAPSHPSPGHGYPGAAAQPVAPLQQAPAPYIPQQAGGRGYQSPQQQQPQRPPMGTGYEAMRPAAPVAPRQASPYDDPYGRQYPRGY from the coding sequence ATGACCTCCCCCCGCTCTACCTACGGCGGCTACTACGCTTCGCCGTCCTTCCCGGACACCCCGATCTACGACAGCCTCGTCGCCGAACGGGGTACGCCGCAGATCGCCCCGATCCGGGTGAACCCCTCCCCTTACGACACGGGTTCGTCCTATATGCCGGCGCGCCCCTCGGCGCTGCCGGCGCTTCCCGCCGCGCCTTCCCACCCGTCGCCCGGCCACGGCTACCCGGGAGCGGCCGCACAGCCGGTCGCCCCGCTGCAGCAGGCTCCGGCGCCGTACATCCCGCAGCAGGCGGGCGGCCGCGGCTATCAGTCCCCGCAACAGCAGCAGCCCCAGCGCCCGCCCATGGGCACGGGGTACGAGGCGATGCGGCCGGCCGCCCCGGTGGCGCCCCGGCAGGCCTCGCCGTACGACGACCCGTACGGTCGTCAGTACCCGCGCGGGTACTGA
- a CDS encoding TerD family protein encodes MSMLKGSNVPVPAPEVRVELGWQAAPGTPDVDASALLLVSGKVRDDGDFVFYNQAAHASGAVRHEGKRPAGGTMTDTLTVALASVEPAVDKVVLAASADGGTFGSVPGLHIRVLDAASGAELARFDSHDAGAETAFVLGELYRRQGAWKFRAVGQGYDTGLAGLATDFGISVEEPAPARPAPPAMAPPPPAPAPAPPMAPPPAAPAPPLSAGQLGGSFPPPPGQPAPAPAPPPVRLTKVTLTKDAPAVSLTKQGGTSGAMRVNLNWSGGSAGKRLGKTLGRKAMQAMGARGALLPPSGELDLDLCALYELTDGAAGVVHPLGSNFGALHSPPFIQLDGDDRTGAVAGGENMTINLDHQAHIKRILIFVTVYAGARSFEGLSATVTLQPQYGAPVDFSLDACTVPSNVCALALITNTGGELVVQRESRYLVPEPGVSPQRTVDHAYGWGLDWSPARK; translated from the coding sequence ATGTCGATGCTCAAGGGCAGCAATGTCCCGGTCCCGGCCCCGGAGGTCCGGGTGGAACTGGGCTGGCAGGCGGCCCCGGGGACACCGGACGTGGACGCCTCCGCCCTGCTCCTGGTGTCCGGAAAGGTCCGCGACGACGGGGACTTCGTCTTCTACAACCAGGCCGCGCACGCCTCCGGCGCCGTACGCCACGAAGGCAAGCGCCCGGCCGGCGGCACGATGACCGACACCCTCACCGTCGCCCTGGCCTCCGTCGAACCCGCCGTCGACAAGGTGGTGCTGGCCGCCTCCGCCGACGGCGGCACCTTCGGGAGCGTCCCCGGGCTGCACATCCGGGTGCTGGACGCGGCGAGCGGCGCGGAGCTCGCCCGCTTCGACAGCCACGACGCCGGCGCCGAGACCGCCTTCGTGCTCGGCGAGCTCTACCGCCGTCAGGGCGCCTGGAAGTTCCGCGCGGTGGGGCAGGGGTACGACACCGGGCTCGCCGGACTGGCCACCGACTTCGGCATCAGCGTCGAGGAACCGGCGCCGGCCCGGCCCGCGCCGCCGGCCATGGCCCCGCCGCCGCCCGCCCCGGCCCCCGCGCCTCCCATGGCTCCGCCGCCCGCGGCCCCCGCGCCGCCGCTGTCGGCGGGACAGCTCGGGGGGTCCTTCCCGCCCCCGCCGGGGCAGCCCGCGCCCGCACCGGCGCCCCCTCCCGTTCGTCTGACGAAAGTCACCCTCACGAAGGACGCCCCTGCCGTCTCCTTGACGAAGCAGGGCGGCACCTCCGGGGCGATGCGGGTGAACCTCAACTGGAGCGGCGGCTCGGCGGGCAAGCGGCTCGGCAAGACACTCGGCCGCAAGGCGATGCAGGCCATGGGCGCCCGTGGCGCGCTGCTGCCCCCGTCCGGCGAGCTCGACCTCGACCTGTGCGCGCTCTACGAACTCACCGACGGCGCCGCCGGCGTGGTCCACCCGCTCGGCAGCAACTTCGGCGCGCTGCACTCCCCGCCGTTCATCCAGCTCGACGGCGACGACCGCACCGGAGCCGTCGCGGGCGGCGAGAACATGACCATCAACCTCGACCACCAGGCACACATCAAACGCATCCTGATCTTCGTCACCGTCTACGCCGGCGCCCGCAGCTTCGAGGGCCTGAGCGCGACGGTCACCCTCCAGCCCCAGTACGGCGCCCCCGTCGACTTCTCGCTCGACGCCTGCACGGTGCCCTCCAACGTCTGCGCGCTCGCCCTGATCACCAACACCGGCGGCGAACTCGTCGTCCAGCGCGAGTCCCGCTACCTCGTCCCCGAGCCCGGTGTCAGCCCGCAGCGCACCGTCGACCACGCCTACGGCTGGGGCCTGGACTGGTCACCGGCCCGCAAATGA
- a CDS encoding MEDS domain-containing protein: MPARDTGGDRLLPVQHLRSGDHAFVSYGDDEVRWEVVTAFVRLGLARGEKVLVLPCPGVPEDEVLARIDFPSRSTAAARERGQLVVTSMRAVILPDTAFTAARQMGRLYAETDRATAEGYAGLRAFIDMGWVRALGADVEVMACRESGAQALFTGRPYTEICAYDRRRFDRAVLTAMERAHPRALLERLGSLRSLRAPDGTLCFVGEADAAHRTAFGRSLELALAQTPPVRWLTVDLTRLHFLSVGCAVGLLRSARCAAGHDLVEVRCDRGQHRLLRRLGAGTVPRLALTEVVRAW, from the coding sequence ATGCCCGCGAGGGACACCGGTGGCGACCGCCTCCTCCCCGTCCAGCATCTGCGGTCCGGGGACCATGCCTTCGTGAGTTACGGCGACGACGAGGTGCGCTGGGAGGTCGTCACGGCATTCGTGCGGCTCGGGCTGGCCCGCGGCGAAAAGGTCCTGGTGCTGCCCTGCCCCGGGGTGCCCGAGGACGAGGTGCTGGCCAGGATCGACTTCCCCAGCCGCAGCACGGCTGCGGCCCGTGAGCGGGGCCAGTTGGTGGTGACCAGCATGCGTGCGGTGATCCTGCCGGACACCGCGTTCACCGCCGCGCGCCAGATGGGCCGGCTGTACGCGGAGACGGACCGGGCGACGGCCGAGGGGTACGCGGGCCTGCGGGCGTTCATCGACATGGGCTGGGTGCGTGCGCTCGGCGCGGACGTCGAGGTGATGGCGTGCCGCGAGAGCGGTGCGCAGGCGCTCTTCACCGGCCGGCCGTACACGGAGATCTGCGCCTACGACCGCCGCCGGTTCGACCGCGCGGTGCTCACCGCCATGGAACGGGCGCATCCGCGGGCCCTCCTGGAACGCCTGGGCAGCCTGCGGTCGCTGCGCGCCCCGGACGGCACGCTGTGCTTCGTCGGCGAGGCGGACGCCGCGCACCGGACCGCGTTCGGCCGGTCGCTGGAGCTCGCGCTGGCGCAGACGCCACCGGTCCGGTGGCTCACGGTGGATCTGACCCGGCTGCACTTCCTGTCGGTCGGCTGCGCCGTCGGCCTGCTCCGCTCGGCCCGCTGCGCGGCGGGCCACGATCTGGTCGAGGTGCGCTGCGACCGCGGGCAGCACCGGCTGCTGCGCCGGCTGGGCGCGGGGACGGTGCCGCGGCTGGCGCTGACGGAGGTGGTGCGGGCGTGGTGA
- a CDS encoding MOSC domain-containing protein, with amino-acid sequence MPKPALQSIHLYPVKSIAGSGPGEAVVEPWGLAGDRRWLLVDAEGRQLTQRQQRTLALAHAEEQADGGLVCTAPGREPLTVEVPSSGETITVEVWSDKVEAVPADPTASEWFSGYLGIECRLAHLDAPEKRRPIDPDHSRPGDTVSFADGFPLLLTTASSLDALNSLIAQGDHADEGPLPMNRFRPNVVVDGTAPWAEDDWQRIRIGDVVFEVAKPCSRCVVTTTDQRTAERGKEPLRTLARHRRFGDRLVFGQNLIPRGVGTIRIGDPFEILG; translated from the coding sequence ATGCCGAAGCCTGCTCTCCAGTCGATCCATCTCTACCCGGTCAAATCCATTGCGGGGTCCGGTCCCGGCGAGGCGGTCGTGGAGCCGTGGGGGCTCGCCGGGGACCGACGCTGGCTGCTGGTGGACGCCGAGGGCAGGCAGCTCACCCAACGACAGCAGCGGACTCTCGCGTTGGCGCACGCCGAGGAGCAGGCGGACGGTGGCCTCGTGTGCACCGCGCCCGGAAGGGAGCCGCTGACGGTCGAGGTGCCCTCATCCGGGGAGACGATCACGGTCGAGGTCTGGAGCGACAAGGTCGAGGCGGTACCCGCGGACCCGACGGCGTCCGAGTGGTTCAGCGGGTACCTGGGCATCGAGTGCCGGCTGGCGCACCTCGATGCCCCGGAGAAGCGCCGGCCCATCGACCCGGACCACTCCAGGCCCGGCGACACGGTCAGTTTCGCCGACGGCTTCCCGCTGCTGCTGACGACCGCCTCGTCGCTGGACGCCCTCAACTCGCTCATCGCGCAGGGCGACCACGCCGACGAGGGCCCCCTGCCCATGAACCGTTTCCGGCCCAATGTGGTGGTGGACGGCACCGCCCCCTGGGCGGAGGACGACTGGCAGCGGATCCGTATCGGCGACGTGGTGTTCGAGGTGGCCAAGCCCTGCTCGCGCTGCGTGGTCACCACCACCGACCAGCGCACCGCCGAGCGCGGCAAGGAGCCGCTGCGCACCCTCGCCCGGCATCGCCGGTTCGGTGACCGGCTGGTCTTCGGCCAGAATCTGATCCCCCGCGGGGTCGGCACGATCCGTATCGGCGACCCGTTCGAGATACTCGGCTGA
- a CDS encoding ATP-binding protein, with the protein MVSPGPAEVPAEESGCRLLQRRFTARLLPQLRLLVEECAAREGLCEPRRGEFVLAVDEIAGNAVEHAGGSGRLVLRRVGDELECRISDAGPGFSEEVIPELLPGLDGAPNGRGLWLARLVADRFAVAAKAPETGVTGAVVTLAVRLR; encoded by the coding sequence GTGGTGAGCCCCGGTCCGGCCGAGGTGCCGGCGGAGGAGTCCGGCTGCCGGCTGCTGCAGCGGCGCTTCACCGCCCGGCTGCTGCCGCAGTTGCGGCTGCTGGTCGAGGAGTGTGCGGCCCGCGAGGGGCTGTGCGAGCCGCGGCGCGGCGAATTCGTCCTGGCGGTGGACGAGATCGCGGGGAATGCCGTGGAGCATGCGGGCGGTTCGGGGCGGCTGGTGCTGCGGCGGGTGGGCGATGAGCTGGAGTGCCGGATCAGCGATGCGGGCCCCGGGTTCAGCGAGGAGGTGATCCCCGAGCTGCTGCCGGGCCTGGACGGCGCGCCGAACGGGCGCGGGCTGTGGCTGGCACGGCTGGTGGCGGACCGTTTCGCGGTGGCCGCGAAGGCTCCGGAGACGGGTGTGACGGGCGCCGTGGTGACGCTGGCGGTACGGCTGCGCTGA
- a CDS encoding right-handed parallel beta-helix repeat-containing protein, translating into MAQGSVQVTHSGTSRWRRRTGEYSSLAAALEAAGDGDVLTVPAGTYRENLVLVRAVTLRGPDGARGSVRIAPADGVALTVRASATVHDLHLEATDSASPALLVEDGAPELTGLRVVTRSASGIEVRGGARPTVRRCTVDNAGGVGISVLDGAGGVFEECEVMAAGQTGVAVRGGAHPRLENCRIHHASGAGLSVNGEGSAVEAVGCELYEIKGAGIQVAARATGHFTDCTVHRTSADGVTLDTDAVLTLADCDIHDIPENAVDLRSRSVLTLTRSTVRHFGRNGLSVWDPGTRVDANQCEIHDSTGDYPAVWVSDGATALLDSTRVHDVPDALFVLDRGSRADVVDCDIAQVRNTAVSVSDGATVQLDDCRIREAATGAWFRDHGSGGTLANCTIDGAQTGVIVTKGADPTIEGCTVSSPAEAGFYVSAEGRGTFHGCRVTGSSGFGFHVIDGCRTALTRCRTERCARGGYEFAEGGAGQSDGPTVQDCTSDESRAVQEPAAGAVTAPAVQQATQTAGLLGTVPAQLPPPAAPAAPEPAVSSRPSDEVLGELDTLVGLESVKREVRSLINMIEVGRRRQEAGLKAASVRRHLVFTGSPGTGKTTVARLYGEILAALGVLERGHLVEVSRVDLVGEHIGSTAIRTQEAFDRARGGVLFIDEAYALSPEDSGRDFGKEAIDTLVKLMEDHREAVVVIVAGYTAEMERFLAVNPGVASRFSRTITFGDYAPEELLRIVEQQGEEHEYRLAEGAGEALLKYFTALPKGPSFGNGRTARQTFEAMVERHAGRVSQLTAPSTDDLSLLYADDLPELP; encoded by the coding sequence ATGGCACAGGGCTCGGTCCAGGTGACGCACTCCGGAACGTCGCGTTGGCGGCGCCGCACAGGGGAGTACAGCTCGCTCGCCGCCGCCCTGGAGGCCGCCGGGGACGGCGATGTGCTGACCGTCCCGGCCGGTACCTACCGCGAGAACCTGGTGCTGGTGCGCGCCGTGACGCTGCGCGGACCGGACGGGGCGCGCGGGTCGGTGCGGATCGCCCCGGCCGACGGAGTGGCGCTGACGGTCCGCGCCTCGGCCACCGTCCACGATCTGCATCTGGAGGCGACGGATTCGGCCTCCCCCGCGCTGCTGGTCGAGGACGGCGCCCCCGAGCTGACCGGCCTGCGGGTGGTGACCCGGTCCGCTTCCGGTATCGAGGTCCGCGGCGGCGCCCGCCCGACGGTGCGGCGCTGCACGGTCGACAATGCGGGCGGGGTCGGCATCAGCGTCCTGGACGGCGCGGGCGGCGTCTTCGAGGAGTGCGAGGTGATGGCCGCCGGGCAGACCGGGGTGGCGGTGCGCGGCGGGGCCCACCCCCGGCTGGAGAACTGCCGGATCCACCACGCCTCGGGCGCCGGCCTGTCGGTCAACGGCGAGGGCAGCGCGGTCGAGGCGGTGGGCTGCGAGCTGTACGAGATCAAGGGCGCGGGGATCCAGGTGGCCGCGCGGGCCACCGGCCATTTCACCGACTGCACGGTGCACCGCACCTCCGCCGACGGCGTCACCCTGGACACCGACGCGGTGCTCACCCTCGCCGACTGCGACATCCACGACATCCCGGAGAACGCGGTCGATCTGCGGTCGCGTTCGGTGCTGACGCTGACCCGCAGCACGGTGCGGCACTTCGGACGCAACGGTCTGTCCGTATGGGACCCGGGCACCCGCGTGGACGCCAACCAGTGCGAGATCCACGACAGCACGGGCGACTATCCGGCGGTCTGGGTCAGCGACGGCGCCACCGCCCTGCTGGACTCGACGCGGGTGCACGATGTGCCGGACGCCCTGTTCGTGCTGGACCGGGGCTCCCGCGCCGACGTCGTGGACTGCGACATCGCGCAGGTCCGCAACACCGCGGTGTCGGTCAGCGACGGCGCGACCGTACAGCTCGACGACTGCCGGATCAGGGAGGCGGCGACCGGTGCGTGGTTCCGCGACCACGGCAGCGGCGGCACCCTCGCCAACTGCACCATCGACGGTGCGCAGACCGGGGTGATCGTCACCAAGGGCGCGGACCCCACGATCGAGGGCTGCACGGTCAGTTCACCGGCCGAGGCCGGTTTCTACGTCTCCGCGGAGGGCCGCGGCACCTTCCACGGCTGCCGGGTCACCGGGAGTTCGGGGTTCGGCTTCCATGTGATCGACGGCTGCCGTACGGCGCTGACCCGGTGCCGTACGGAGCGGTGTGCGCGCGGCGGCTACGAGTTCGCCGAGGGCGGCGCCGGGCAGAGCGACGGGCCCACGGTCCAGGACTGCACCAGTGACGAGAGCCGCGCCGTACAGGAACCGGCCGCCGGAGCGGTGACGGCCCCGGCGGTGCAGCAGGCCACGCAGACGGCGGGACTGCTGGGCACCGTCCCGGCGCAGCTCCCGCCGCCGGCCGCCCCGGCCGCACCGGAACCGGCGGTCAGCAGCCGGCCCTCCGACGAGGTGCTGGGCGAACTGGACACCCTCGTGGGGCTGGAGAGCGTCAAGCGCGAGGTGCGCAGCCTGATCAACATGATCGAGGTGGGGCGCCGCCGGCAGGAGGCGGGGCTGAAGGCCGCCTCGGTGCGCCGCCATCTGGTGTTCACCGGCTCTCCCGGCACGGGCAAGACGACCGTGGCGCGCCTGTACGGCGAGATCCTCGCCGCCCTCGGGGTGCTGGAGCGCGGGCATCTGGTCGAGGTGTCCCGGGTGGACCTGGTCGGCGAGCACATCGGCTCGACGGCGATCCGTACCCAGGAGGCGTTCGACCGGGCGCGCGGCGGGGTGCTGTTCATCGACGAGGCGTACGCCCTCTCTCCCGAGGACTCCGGACGGGACTTCGGCAAGGAAGCCATCGACACCCTGGTGAAGCTGATGGAGGACCACCGGGAGGCCGTGGTGGTGATCGTCGCGGGCTACACCGCCGAGATGGAACGCTTCCTGGCGGTCAACCCCGGCGTGGCGTCCCGTTTCTCACGCACCATCACCTTCGGCGACTACGCGCCCGAGGAGTTGCTGCGGATCGTCGAGCAGCAGGGCGAGGAGCACGAATACCGCCTCGCCGAGGGGGCCGGCGAGGCGCTGCTGAAGTACTTCACGGCGCTGCCCAAGGGGCCGTCGTTCGGCAACGGCCGTACCGCGCGGCAGACCTTCGAGGCGATGGTCGAGCGGCACGCGGGGCGGGTGTCGCAGCTGACCGCCCCGAGCACCGACGACCTGTCACTCCTCTACGCGGACGATCTGCCCGAACTCCCCTGA